The following proteins are encoded in a genomic region of Thermococcus henrietii:
- the minD gene encoding cell division ATPase MinD: MGRLISIASGKGGTGKTTTTANLSIALGKMGYKVLAIDADLTMANLSLVMGIDDAETTIHDVLAGTAQINDAIYATSYDNVYLVPAAVDWEHVIRADPRRLPGTIKPLKPHYDFIIIDCPAGLQMDAMNAMMSGEEVILVTNPEISCITDTMKVGIVLKKAGLAVLGFVLNRYGRSDNDIPPDVAEEVMEVPLLVVVPEDPKVREATLEGVPVVEYAPDSDGAKAFYELAETVVRIAGFKARVMG, from the coding sequence ATGGGCCGATTAATCTCGATTGCGAGCGGGAAGGGTGGAACCGGGAAAACGACCACCACCGCGAACCTTTCGATAGCACTCGGCAAGATGGGCTACAAGGTTCTGGCGATTGACGCCGACCTGACGATGGCAAACCTGAGTCTCGTCATGGGAATAGACGACGCTGAGACGACGATTCATGACGTTCTGGCTGGAACGGCCCAGATTAATGATGCAATCTACGCGACGAGCTACGATAACGTTTACCTCGTTCCTGCTGCCGTTGACTGGGAACACGTCATAAGGGCCGACCCAAGGCGATTGCCTGGCACGATAAAGCCCCTCAAGCCCCACTACGACTTCATCATCATTGATTGCCCCGCGGGGCTCCAGATGGACGCGATGAACGCGATGATGAGCGGGGAGGAGGTAATCCTCGTCACGAACCCGGAAATCTCGTGCATAACCGACACCATGAAGGTTGGAATCGTCCTCAAAAAGGCTGGTCTGGCCGTTCTCGGCTTCGTCCTGAACCGCTACGGCAGGAGCGACAACGACATCCCTCCAGACGTTGCAGAGGAGGTCATGGAGGTCCCACTTTTGGTCGTCGTTCCGGAGGACCCGAAGGTCAGGGAGGCGACGCTTGAGGGAGTCCCCGTCGTCGAGTACGCCCCCGACTCCGACGGCGCGAAGGCCTTCTACGAGCTGGCCGAGACGGTCGTGAGGATAGCTGGCTTCAAGGCGAGGGTGATGGGATGA
- a CDS encoding ATP/GTP-binding protein, with product MILAFIGTAGSGKTTLTAEFGKYLEENGYSVSYVNLDTGVRKLPYRPDVDVRDDVTAWELMEEGLGPNGAIVRSYDLLVPKVNDYAERIRELDGRSDYVLIDTPGQMETFLFHEFGVKLMEAFPDALGVYLFSPEILRKPTDFCFALFFGLMIDLRLGVTTVPALSKIDTANADELRKYLDDIEYLTARLKLEPSTQGLLAYKLCSTLPELAPPTRVLYISAKTREGFDELETVAYEHYCTCGDLT from the coding sequence ATGATTCTGGCCTTCATTGGCACCGCGGGGAGCGGGAAGACAACCCTAACGGCCGAGTTCGGAAAGTATCTTGAGGAGAACGGCTACTCGGTCTCGTACGTCAACCTCGACACGGGCGTTAGAAAGCTCCCCTACCGGCCGGACGTCGATGTGCGCGACGATGTGACCGCGTGGGAGCTCATGGAAGAAGGTTTGGGCCCGAACGGGGCGATAGTCAGGAGCTACGACCTCCTCGTTCCGAAGGTCAATGACTACGCCGAAAGAATCAGGGAGCTCGACGGGAGAAGCGACTATGTCCTAATAGACACCCCCGGCCAGATGGAGACGTTCCTCTTCCACGAGTTCGGGGTAAAGCTCATGGAGGCCTTCCCCGACGCCCTCGGCGTCTACCTCTTCTCGCCGGAGATACTGAGGAAGCCGACCGACTTCTGCTTCGCGCTCTTCTTCGGCCTCATGATAGACCTAAGGCTCGGCGTAACGACCGTTCCGGCGCTGAGCAAGATTGACACGGCCAACGCCGACGAGCTGAGGAAGTACCTCGACGATATTGAATACCTTACGGCGAGGCTCAAGCTCGAACCCTCAACCCAGGGGCTTTTAGCGTACAAGCTCTGCTCAACACTTCCGGAGCTGGCGCCGCCAACGAGAGTTCTCTACATCTCGGCCAAAACGAGGGAAGGCTTTGACGAACTTGAGACGGTGGCTTATGAGCATTACTGCACCTGTGGAGACCTGACGTGA
- a CDS encoding DUF7411 family protein: MCLIAGGIGEVRERLIRMALAGKHRGPDSFGVWTDGGVLKSSDFSRLDEVPDGKIGLLQCRLAMTGSKTFTQPFVNELALVHNGEIYNHFQIRAFLEGKGVSFESDVDTEVILRLIEFLKERGLSFPHAVKEAMRWLEGDYAVAFSDGERIYLFRDPMGIRPLYFSPNGFFASEKKVLWAVGEKAIPVEPGELVVLGDGVRRARLFSLECLKGKPLPGESVLRGLENVLDYAVKLRSAQRTGILFSGGLDSTLIAYLASRHSDVVLYTAGTEDSPDLEWARKVSDHFGWELRERVFDLDDVEEAIKNVIFAIEEPNPMNLAIGVPLYFATGLAKMDGVKVLLSGQGADELFGGYAKYIERPELMWEDLLNIAERNLARDDKIAMLNEVEGRFPFLSLPVVGIALRTPGELKISGGERKVVLRRLALRLGVPEWIANREKKAAQYGSRAQKLLEKLAKREGLSLREFAERLFRETFPNAF; this comes from the coding sequence ATGTGCCTTATCGCCGGTGGAATCGGTGAGGTCAGGGAGAGGCTCATAAGGATGGCCTTAGCCGGAAAGCACCGCGGGCCAGACAGCTTCGGCGTCTGGACGGACGGGGGAGTGCTCAAGTCGAGCGACTTCTCAAGGCTGGACGAGGTTCCAGACGGAAAAATAGGCCTCCTCCAGTGTAGGCTGGCCATGACCGGTTCAAAAACCTTCACACAGCCCTTCGTTAACGAGTTAGCTCTCGTTCACAACGGCGAAATCTACAATCACTTCCAGATTCGGGCGTTCCTTGAGGGGAAGGGCGTTTCCTTTGAGAGCGACGTTGACACGGAAGTAATACTTCGCCTAATCGAGTTTTTGAAGGAAAGGGGTTTGAGCTTCCCCCACGCGGTTAAGGAGGCAATGCGCTGGCTTGAGGGCGACTACGCGGTGGCCTTCTCAGATGGGGAGAGGATTTACCTGTTCAGGGACCCAATGGGGATACGACCCCTTTACTTCTCACCCAACGGCTTCTTCGCCAGCGAGAAGAAGGTTCTCTGGGCGGTTGGGGAGAAAGCAATTCCGGTCGAGCCCGGCGAGCTCGTCGTTCTGGGAGACGGAGTCCGGCGCGCGAGGCTGTTCTCACTGGAGTGCCTGAAGGGAAAGCCCCTCCCCGGGGAGAGCGTTCTAAGAGGACTCGAAAACGTCCTTGACTACGCGGTAAAGCTTAGAAGCGCCCAAAGGACGGGAATCCTCTTCTCCGGCGGGCTTGACAGCACGCTCATTGCTTATCTCGCGTCGAGGCACTCAGACGTCGTCCTCTACACCGCCGGAACAGAGGACAGTCCGGACTTGGAGTGGGCGAGGAAGGTTTCCGACCACTTCGGCTGGGAGCTGAGGGAGAGGGTTTTCGACTTGGACGACGTGGAAGAGGCCATCAAAAATGTCATCTTCGCCATCGAGGAGCCGAACCCGATGAACCTTGCCATAGGGGTTCCCCTCTACTTCGCCACCGGGCTCGCTAAAATGGACGGTGTAAAGGTTCTCCTGAGCGGACAGGGGGCGGACGAGCTCTTCGGGGGCTACGCGAAGTACATCGAGAGGCCGGAGCTCATGTGGGAGGACCTGCTCAACATAGCCGAGCGGAACCTCGCGCGCGACGACAAGATAGCGATGCTCAACGAGGTCGAAGGACGCTTCCCGTTCCTCTCGCTCCCGGTCGTTGGCATAGCCCTGAGAACCCCGGGCGAGCTCAAGATATCCGGAGGGGAGAGAAAGGTAGTCCTCAGGAGGCTCGCTTTAAGGCTCGGAGTCCCGGAGTGGATAGCAAACCGGGAGAAGAAGGCCGCTCAATACGGTAGCAGGGCGCAGAAGCTCCTTGAAAAGCTCGCGAAGAGGGAAGGCCTCTCGCTGAGAGAATTTGCCGAAAGGCTCTTCCGCGAGACATTTCCAAACGCTTTTTAA